A window of the Lactuca sativa cultivar Salinas chromosome 5, Lsat_Salinas_v11, whole genome shotgun sequence genome harbors these coding sequences:
- the LOC111880503 gene encoding uncharacterized protein LOC111880503, whose product MDNPILTPIHVLKARQLQAVNLICLLLTFIIQRRPTNTKLVKLPTRKVILERIVVREELMCNLLNGGQCRDLIRMSENAFMRLCDILKGEGGLRPMQRMSIDEHVARFFHIVGLEGIASHSRIIKNVFTREDKLLIPSGRYCLVDAGLPHTSKLMAPYRGVRYHLKEYSMRAPHNSKELFNLCHVSLHNTIERAFGVLKRMFPIIQSTTEPFYSCETQSAIFFACCILHNFLLDEDRDINLEDEVMQEILNGPQDQEHRNSTEIDEGSSIAEQLTNSIANETWVNYLTHSNN is encoded by the exons ATGGATAATCCGATACTCACTCCCATTCATGTTTTAAAAGCCCGACAATTGCAAGCAGTTAATTTGATTTGTTTGTTGTTGACTTTTATTATACAACGTAGACCGACCAACACAAAGCTTGTTAAGTTACCCACAAGAAAAGTTATTTTAGAACGAATAGTTGTACGGGAAGAGTTGATGTGCAATCTTTTAAATGGTGGTCAATGTCGAGACCTTATACGAATGAGTGAAAATGCTTTTATGAGATTGTGTGACATCTTAAAAGGTGAAGGTGGTCTTCGACCTATGCAACGCATGTCCATTGATGAACATGTTGCAAGATTTTTCCATATTGTAG GTTTGGAGGGTATTGCATCACACTCGAGAATAATAAAGAACGTATTTACTAGAGAAGATAAACTACTAATTCCATCAG GTAGATATTGTTTGGTAGATGCGGGTTTGCCTCATACGAGTAAACTAATGGCGCCATATAGAGGTGTTAGATATCATTTAAAAGAGTACTCCATGCGTGCTCCTCATAATTCAAAAGAGTTGTTTAATCTTTGTCATGTTTCCTTACATAACACCATTGAACGAGCATTTGGTGTCCTCAAAAGAATGTTTCCTATCATTCAAAGTACAACAGAACCATTTTACTCTTGTGAAACACAATCTGCCATATTTTTTGCATGTTGTATCCTACACAACTTTCTACTAGATGAAGACCGCGACATAAATCTTGAAGATGAGGTTATGCAGGAGATCTTAAATGGACCACAAGATCAAGAGCATCGTAATTCAACAGAAATAGATGAGGGTAGTAGTATAGCTGAGCAACTAACGAATTCAATTGCAAATGAAACGTGGGTCAATTATTTGACACATTCAAACAATTAA